Part of the Sorghum bicolor cultivar BTx623 chromosome 1, Sorghum_bicolor_NCBIv3, whole genome shotgun sequence genome, CGGTTTCTCCTTCCGCATGAACTGACGACGACGACCGTGCATAATTCACTGGGTTGCAATATATGCATCAGTCAGTATTATATCTATCTAAAAgaacaaaactaaaaacttccATGTTTATGCTGGCGACGGACCACAGTTACAAAATACAGTACCGTACCTCAAAATAAATGAGCATGGATAAGTATATAGTATGATGGAAATGGAACAATATATAAGTCTGCTCTTCATCAAGCGCCCGTATTTTTATTTTCTGAATTCTGATGATGCTTTGGTTCGAAACTTCAAGAACTTCGTGTTATACGCGTTATATATTAGTTCCGTCTCAATCGCGTGTTTACCCGTTTTTGCcttgaaactttttaaaattaaaCCCGATGATATTTGCATAAATAAATCAACACAAGTTTGACCACCGAATCAACTATATCTAGCTGGCTTCTATATAAACCGTTCAGTTTAATCTGTTGGGCTCATTAGCAAAACTGCTTCTCTGCCATAGCCGCTTTTAGTTGTGGATCTCATACTAGAAGAGTAGAAGAAGAGCCCACAGACCACCATATGAGAGCAGCCACAATGACGGGTTGACATGGAACACGGAATGACGCACTCAGGTGTCGAGATTGGGCACGTCCTCAGGCTGGGGCATGCGTCGTCGCCAAAGGCGGTCGTGTCTCGTGTGCAACCAAGCCTCAGCCCGCGGGAAAAGAAGGcggagctcaccgtcgacgaGACGACGACAATATCAAAGGCGCCAAGTGGCTGTATGGGCCCAGCCAGGACTCATGCTAGTTTAGGCCCTATTTGGTATGACTCTTCAGCAAGACTCCTAGTTTGGTACAGCTCTCTAACAAGACTCCTGCTGGTCTAAGCTAgtatttttcagcttcatccaccaccaaacAAAAAGATAAGGAGACTgcaaaaagaagaaggaaagTCTTACGTAGTATGATCCAGCTAGTGCGGAAAGAAACCTGTAGGCAATATTAGTTTTTGCACACAAATTGTGTGGAAAAGATGactcttttctttttgttctattTTTGCACAGGTCAGTTGTTACAGAAATGCCTCATGTAGCTGGGCATCTTAAACCAGTCAAAACTGTGGAAAAGTGCTATCTACACAAGATAATCATGCTTCCTGAGAACTACTTCCTCACCTGACTACCTGAGAGCCCGTAGTTAACTAGTTTATTAACATGTTATCCTATTTCTACTGAGACAATATAAAGTGTAGACACTTCTACCGCGACACTGTGGTCTGAAGTGGCAAGACACTTTCGGATCCAGCTTCCTCAGCTTCAGAGGATCTCTCAGTGACAGTCTTTGACATCTGGAACATCCTCTTGATAGTCTTTGTGAAGCATGTCCGGTGTTCATCTGCAGAGGCATTGATGAACTCGTGGATGTGATCTCTCAAATCTGATACGAATGATGTGCCGGGTACATTCTTTCGGCATGAGTTCACAGCACGTTTTGAATCAAGTTGGTGTGGTCCTTCAGGTTGGGTATGACCAGACATTGTCACGAAAAACTGCAAATGATGAAAACAGATGTAAGCCATAGCACGAGAAAAATCAGTTCATCACCCAAAAGAAACACGTACAAAATGACAAACATACAGTACTCCCGATTTCCCAAAGGGAACTGAGCTTGCTTCACACAGCCTAAGTGACTTGTTTAAAAAACTATGTCTCAATGGGGTTTGGCATTGTGCAATACAATCATACAAGAACGAACTAGGCTTTCAGGAGTCACATTGGTAGTGTAACCTAATAATTGGAGTATTTCACAAATTTAGAATAAGCAAAAATGCATATTCCAGTCAACCATCACGAGTACAAGTATGATTTATGAAAGCCACGAAGTTATAGAGACATGCAATTAATTGAACCAATTGACTCCAGGATGAGATAAGTCTGTTTTGGACGTCTTTCTGAGCAAGATACTAACCACACCATATATCTGTAACCACAGATGACATGAAGACAGCTAAGCTGTGGATTACCTAGTCAAATATTCAGTATTAATCCAAAATAGGACATCTTATCATTGTCTGTCAGGAGATATTATGTCCACTCAACACTGGCAGGTCATAGAATGTCTAGACACAATTGAACACTGGTTCTAAGAAGAAACATAAAATTGAAACATAGTGCATCAACAGATGCTCATTTTCATTGTTAAGACACAAAAACAGAAAATAGTGCATCAAAAGATGCTCTAGTTTTCATTCTCAAGGCACAAAAATTGTGAAAGGGACTGGTGTATGCAAGAATTGTGAAACATATAGTCCCTCATTCTTTTTTAAAGAATAAGGGCATAGCATGATACTAACAGTACTTGACCAAAGTTAGGACTGAGGATATTTCAGATTAATAGCAAAAATAGTTACTAGTGATGAGCTGAAAAGAAAGAGCAGTTTAATAGTACCCCTTAATTGTTCAGAGACTCTTCTGTAAACAAATTTACAAAAAGACAACTAGAGGTACAGTGACAGTATGCCATAAGGCAGCACTGTCTGCAACTGCAGCCTGAAGGGCCAATTATACAAGACATAACCGCGGAAACCATATCTAGGAGAACCTACTACCAGTTGCACAACTGAAAATACGCAAGTCGCTAATGAGTCACCATGCCATAAACCTCAAGATAAAACACGAAGACGTTTTAGAACATCAAAACGAGAACAGTCCTTTTGCATCAAGTCCAGAAGAGCACTACAGGCACTAAATTTTAGcatctctttttgttaaaaaaaaaaattgccaaGAAAACACTTGCCGATTGTTCTACAGGAAACTAAAAAAAATAGTTCGTTCATGCGGAGTTGTGAGTTATGTGTCAGAGAAGGAACCACACTAAGGCAGAGTAACCCCTTCGATTGGCACAACACGAGTTAATATAGGTGGGCTTACTGACCATCCACACAGGGGTTGCTGCCATGGTGTGACTGCTGTGTGTGGTTGGCTAATTAGCCACCAAGACCAAGTACATATTTAACCCGAGCCAAGGCGCGGACCGCGGAGGGCATGAACACCCGATAATTTTTGCAAACATAACATCGAAGCTAGCAGGCACAGGACATGTATGCGCTTGTAATTAGATCAGATTCGAAAACAAATAGCTGGAACTAGGGTTTGAGTGCTCGGTTTCCGCACAGCATGAAAGGAAGAGAAGGGGTGGGCGTAATCTTCGCCGGCGAAGGGGCCCGAAGAATACCTGACGAAGACGTGGgttagggcggcggcggcggcgaccgtcGTGCACGCGGGGGCGGGGGAAAGTGAAGATGAAGAGGCAAAGCCACGGAGGCCGCAGGGGTAAAACGCCGGGATCGGGGCTGTATGAAATTTACATGGGCCTCGAGCAGACCTGGATGCTGTTTCGGTCTGATCCAGCATGTCCTAGGCCCAGGCCCAGATCACTCCAGTGATgtgtttattttttaaaattctgGTTTTTTCCCCCTTGACCAGATTTTTTGGTAACCTATAATTAAACTTATATGGATTTTTATAACTAGAGATAAttttaatttatataatttcatTATATTAAAACTAATCAGCAAATTTTATGTTCCACAACAAATTATAATAATTTCTATGGTCATAAGTTCAGGGAGAGAGGAAGAGGACCAAGCATGGGTTTGCAGTTGGTTGGCAGGTAGAATGTGAAGGTTTGAGGTTGGGATGTTGAAGAGAAGGTACCGTAGAAAAAAATGGATCCACTATAGTATTTCAATTGAGGGTTGGAAAATCGGACATGGATGGCCCTTATTTCACACCGGtggtatatatatagacacTTCAAATGGTATGTCCAATATTAAATAGTGTTGTCTCCTTCTCAATATAATAGCGCAAAGTgcattttattttaatataaacAGGAAGGGTAAGTCATTTATTAATATAGGGGAAGGTTTCGCCTAAGCcaacaaaaaaggaaaaacataGATATGTACATACACACAATGTTTTTGAAAAAGTCACAAAGAAAACAATGTGttttgaaggaaaaaaaaagggtgTTTACTATTCATTCTAATTCAAATTAGAAGTCATTTTGGCTTTTGTGGATCTATAGTTTTTACTATGTATAGAAATAACGTATATTTTGCTACATAGCAAAATCTATATACTCTCTCACCTCTAAATAACTGCACATCTCACTTTTCAAGGAGCTGagataaaattttcaaaatatgACTAGATTCACAAAAAAGAAACATTTGTATCTTGTAATatgtttattatgaaaatattatCACATTATTAACCTAATGATAGTTATTATAGATCATGAAGATTTGtatcttttttatatatctatTCAAAGCTTGAAAAAAAATGACTTCAGAACAATAAAATGTACTGTAAAACTATTTTAGAACGGATCTAGTACATAGCAAAACCACAACGAAATATAATTTTGGACATAGAGCAACAAACAGCTCGATGGGATGCGGCACCATTATGATAGGTGATAAAAAATGATTTAGCATGCACCGTTTGTGTCTTAGATCATGCGCGCAACCTGACTCGACTTTttaattataagacgttttgcttTTTTTTAATATACATTATATCTAGatgtataataaatttattatatctAGTCAAAATGTATCTTAATGTGTCCAATGTAACAGCATAGCTCTCGGTAACactagagagagtttgagcgtCCACATATTACTTAAGTCACCTAGAACACCGTTAATTGTGTTGTATTAATACAAAGACGTGCAAACCTTTAGAGtggttgaaaaaaaaaagaatggagAGACCATATACTCTAATTTTCATCGATGGTATCAAGGACAACAGGATATAACAGCACCCAAAACGAAAAATCAAAACGGTGTATAATTTAGACAGAGAAAGTAGTAATTTCTGCATAGACATTTTGGCACTACAGATCGTGGTGACTCAGACTAGAACGATGTCGATCTCCATTGCTGCCATCTTCTTGGCATTGTACGGCTTGTGAGGAAGTGAACCGGAGGAATGTCACGGGCTCGCGTCGAGGGCGTGGATCAGCGGCATGCCGGCGGTGCATCGTCGCCACACGATCGGGTCGGACCACACGCCGATAGGCTTTCTCAGGGCAGTACCACCCTACCATCCCTATGAGCTAACCTATCAGCTCCATCTACATATGCATGGCCACCAATTATCAGACTACTATAATCACCTAGCTTAATCAGCTGCGTGTTAATTTACGACCACTCACTATTAGTACAACAGCTTACTGAGTGTATCCTCGCGCTCAACAATGCAATCCTCAACGCAGCACTGATGAGAAAACAGAAGAGATGTGTAGCTCCGTCGGCTGCCCCGCACCGCCCGTCGTCAGTTGCTCGGGATTTCCTCGCGCGCTGTGGCCCTCCCGTCAAGTTGGCTGGTTACTTGCACGCCCGACGGCGCGGACAGGGACAGCAGCGTGAGGCGTTCCAACACTGCAAAGCACGCGCGCACACTGAACTGACACTGACCTGTGTGTGACCTGCTCCTCGCACACCGCCTATAAATAGCGGATCAATGCAGCAGCATGACCTACAACTCTCATCAGCTCTCAGCACAATCTCAACCTCGCTCCGTACAACagaccgagagagagagagagagatcgagATTCGAGAGGGAGCTGATAAAAAAACACACACTATTATAGCAATATCGAGCAGCAATTAATTAAGCATAATGGCGCCGAAGAGCCTTGCCCTCGCCGCTCTGCtcatcgccgtcgtcgtcgtctccgccGGCGAGCTGCCCCGCGGTGCGGCGGGGTCGTTGGGGGCGAGCCCCAACGCCAACACCAGCTTCATTGTCTCCGGCATCGTGCCATGCGCCACCGGGAACTCCATCAACCTGGCCAGCGTCCCGTCGTTCCCCAGTAAGGGACATGCATGCATCGCTGTCGTCGATCATCTGAATATTAGTAACAATTTTCCAGGACATCGATCAtaataattatatatatgtGTTTTCCTCCTGTCATCTCTGGTCGGGCCGCCAGACGCCCTGGTGCAGCTCGTGTGCGGCAGCACCGTAGTGGGCAGCACGACGACGGACATCACCGGGGCCTTCCTCTTCAGCCAAGGCAGTGCCAGCAAGGATCTGATCGCCGCCATTCTGGGCAACCTGTGCAAGGTGGTCGTGGTCACCCCGCTGGGCGCGTGCGACAAGTCCCTGGCCGGAGCCACCGGGACGCTGTCGGCGCCGCTGAAGCTCCTGGGCATCACCACGGGCAGCGGCAGCGACCTCGGCGGCCTCGGCGCCCTCATCGGCGGGATCGTCGGTCTCATTGGGCAGATCATCGGCGGCATCCTCAACCTCGGCACCATGCCCTTCTCCTTCGTCTGAAGTCTGAACTCTCATCAGGTGGTGCACCTACAGGCTACAGGCTACAAAGGGCTGCTGTCCTGGACGAGCTGCCTACATGTTAATCTATCGACGGCGCCAATGAATTATTTAttataaataactaattaagaAGAAATCAATACGTGTAGCGGTGGATAATGTTCATTTGGGCTGCTTTATTAGTTATATACTTTGTGTcccacatcacatatatatgtgCTATATACGACCGACGTACTGTACCTATTAATCTTTTAATCTcgtaccatgcatgcatgcttgctTCAAAGAAGCACATGAACATATGTACCGTGTGTATCGCTCTTTGTTGCCTCGTCTCGCTTGTTTGTGAGAAGATAGAAAAGGAGAGGTTATATATGTGTGATTATTATTGAACCTGTTGCTTGCATTGTCAATCGAGCATTATTGTTGATCTTGATCAGCGCATTCTACGAAGACACATGGCCTGTTTCATTTTGCTATAGACGCGTGTCACATTTTTTTTATGGAAACCAACAATCAAAATGCAGTTTTATCCGGTTAGATCTCTTTTGTAATCAACTTGGGAATCAATCAATGTCGGATCGGAAAAATTAATCCGTGACCCTATCTCTAATCTCTAACTGTAGGAGACCTTCGATCAACATCGATCGAGAGAAACATCCTCACAACACACACCAACACCCTGTCAAACTCTGCACGCGGTGCACAAGCAATACAACTCTCCTCGTAAAGTGGACATAATGTCATCCTATGTCTAAAACAATATAAATCTATGTCCTGCATACACATCACTCTCTGAACTACTGTGTGTGATTCATTAGATTAATTGTTTGAGGTAAAAAACACCAACAACAACCACTAATTGTGTGAACCTTAATTATATGTTTACAAAAGTTGAATAAGCTATATAAAAATTCAACACAATTTACAAATATTGATTTCTTTGTTTAACTCTTGCAGTCATCAGACTGTTGTTATCTCATTGAGCGAGAGGCCGAGagcctttttttttctcgaatacgcaaaAGGTTTGCGCATCTTTGTATTAAGTAGAAGTAGTTTTTTTACAAAAGCGCCGAGGCGCTAGCGGCGGAGGTTTTACAGGTGGTACAAGAACATTGCCTTCCCCACAACAC contains:
- the LOC8082315 gene encoding phylloplanin; the encoded protein is MAPKSLALAALLIAVVVVSAGELPRGAAGSLGASPNANTSFIVSGIVPCATGNSINLASVPSFPNALVQLVCGSTVVGSTTTDITGAFLFSQGSASKDLIAAILGNLCKVVVVTPLGACDKSLAGATGTLSAPLKLLGITTGSGSDLGGLGALIGGIVGLIGQIIGGILNLGTMPFSFV